GCGCACAGGGACCACCGCCGCCTGCACATGCCGGAGCGCCGCCGAGATCCTAGCGCCGGCCACCGCTAGCCGAGGGCCACCGCCGCGCGCCCCGAGCGGACTCCCACGCACACCAGGGGAAACCGCGAGCGTGAGCCCAGCCGTCGCCCCCAAGCCCGCACCAGCGCGCCCCGCCTCCAGCGCGCCACCAACAACCGCCGTTATCCACCCGCGCCAGATCCAGCGAGCCGTAGGAGAAGatatcccgccgccgccgacgccgaccgggctttgcccggcggcgcgtcccggtggcggcgaggaggagaggtcgGGGAGGGACGAGaacgcggcggcgctagggttccccccGATCGCCGCGCAGGCATGTAGATTAGTAATGCAAGTGCACAACCATGTCTAGCCAATCAGTCTAGCTACCAAGAGAGATTAGCAAGTGGAATCAACAAGTTCTGCAGTACAGCTAAGCTGTTATAGTACAAGAAGGTTTACGCCATCAACTCATACAAGCATCACACTTACGTTCAAATCGTATTTTCCCCCACTGGTCTACTATATGTGTTCTCTTGGTGTTCAGTAACATAGCAGTTGTAGCATCTTCCTTCCTTCGTAAGCTGTTTAGGCAGGTCACCCCTTTCAGAACAAGTAGTTCTCTAGTGCAAAAACTTGTTCTCTTGCTCATCCCTACATACGGTGAGTCACGCCTTGCAAATCCGCCGCAACGGACGACTCTGGGGCGCTTCCCATGAGCCTGCTACCAAATTCGCTTCTTGTATTCAGATCCGGCCACGCCTGCTGCACTCCGTCGAGCAAGATTGGCAGACTGCAAGGGCGAACTGCGCATATCAGCTCACGAGAGTGGGAGAGCGGGCGGCAAATTCAGTACCACCAAGGATTCCTAGATGTATTCATACGGTGGTAGGGGATACCCTATTCCCAGCGCCTGCTCATAAGTCATTCAATGCCCCCACACCTACCGTTCCAACGGCCAAGATAATGCTTATATGGTAGTATGAGCCATATGGCTGCTTTCTATATATATAGTAGACTGTTAAATTTCACACAGTGCGTGAAGCTTGAGGAGCCAGAGAGAGGAGAAAGACGGAAGGCCTCTCGCGGTACAAATTTCCTACTTTTGTCTACGACTCGTACTACAATTTTTATCTAGTAGGAGTACAACTCAAGGAGTAGTCCTGATTGATTTACAACTCAACTCAACTGAACTAAAAACTCCCAACTTTTGTCTACAACTCGTATAAGTGACAAAGGAGACGTAACAAGGGATACGCCGTGAACCTGCCTTAGGACGATGGATTCAACCCCTCGGCGATGTGCAACGGCGGAGCGCATATCAGCGACCTCAGCGACGACCTCTTCCTCCACATACTCAGTCTCCTGCCCACTGGCCGTGACCTGGCACGCACGTCGGCGCTCTCGAGGAGATGGCGCGACCTCTGGCGCGACCTTTGGATGCGCGGCCGCGTCCTCCGCTTCGACAAGGTCGGATGCAGTACCGCTGATCCGGATGCTGATGTGCGGTATAACGATCTCGTGCATGACGTCCTGGCGCGGCGCGCCAACAGCGGCGCCTCCGTGGACACGCTCAAGGTGAGCAGCTGGCTCTGGCCCGGCGATGCGCGCGCCCAAGTCTGGCTGCACCTCGCCATGGAGCTCGCGGTTGGTTCCCTAGCCTTCCACCTACGGACGCCAGAGAGGGAGAGGATGCCGGGGAAGACGATGGACGAGCTGCGGCCCTGGCTGACGCTGCCTTGTTCCACAAGCGCGACGTCAATGTCGCTGGAGTTAGATAACGCTTTCCTTCTGCTTCCGCCCACGGTTGAGTTCCATGCACTAACGGACCTGACACTCTGCACCATAAGATTCACCGAGGTCAACGGAGGCCGCCTCAGCAGCCTTCTGTCCTCGTCCTCCTGCTGCCCGAGGCTGCAAAAGCTAACACTCAAGAAGCTGGCCTGGCTGCCGGAGCTACAGCTCAATGGCAGTGCGCTGGAGATCCTGCACCTGGAGGACCTGTCCGTGAGGGGGCTGCTGGATGTGAATGCCTCACAGCTCTCGGCGCTCCACGTGGACGGCTACTTCATGGACTGCTACACCATGCCCCCTAACAGCGTCACCATCCGGGCACCGGCGCTGCAGACACTCGATCTCTCACTCAACATCAACTATTGCCAGCTCGAACGACAAAGACACGCAATCCAACTACTGCAAGAATGCAGTCCCATCCATCGCCACGTCTTAAGCATACATGTTCCAGAAGTACGTAATTAATCTCATGCATTTTGCTCCCTCCACATAATTAAACAGCGTTTCATTGTTTTTAATTTTATTAGAAGTACTTAATTTACTCTGATTTTCTTATATCAAAACTTTCCAATGTAAAAACCGGCGACACTTCCTCTGAGATGGAGGGAATATTTATTTTTGTGGTGGTGGTGGCACTGGTGGCGGATAGTtcagcatatactccctccgtctcataatatatgGTTTTATAACATTCAATATACTGACATATTATATGTTATAatatcttatattatgagacggaggaagtAATTAGTACTATATAACCTTTAACAGATGTATGTATTCCATATATACAGAAGCTAAAGAAAAGTGTGGCAGAGGATCAATTGGAAGAGATGCCCAAACTCCCTAGCATCACAAACCTAACCTTAAAATATTACTCAAAAAATAGCCACTCCTTTGAAGCATCTGTGACCACTCTCCTGGCTCGATGCAGCAACCTCCGGCATCTCCGCCTAGACAACTTTATCCACAAGGTGAGTTTTTAATGTTTCATATAGTACCCTATACACTATTTAGAACATTGATTATGCCTCCAAGGTCACTAATTGTATTTCTCGGTTTGAATTGAATGGATCACCACCAAAGTATGGTACTCCCTGTGATGTGGGGTGCAGCACCTGCGACCTCCGTGGGAGCTGGAAAGACAATGTGATTTCATTGGACCACCTCCAAGAGGTGGAGTTCAGTGGCTTCTCTGGGCAGGAGTACTGCCTCGACATGGTGCAACTGCTGTTCACTAGCGCGCCCACATTGGAGAAGATGCTCTTGACCACACATGTATCTACGGATGGTTGTTCACACCCACCAACAATTGCCATGGAACCGTTAGAGTTGAGGCTGCCACGTGGGATGGGGAAGTGGACGGCTCACCCATCCGCTAACATGACAACGCTCGAGTGGACACCCGCTTCATCGACGATGCTCGCCGGAGCAGTAGATGCATGAACTACAATCTTGTAACTTATAGTGAAACCTTTTTATGTGCATGGTGAATTCCAAAGTGCATCCATGACAAACATTTAATAAGAGATCCTTGTGTttgtgtttgaaatgtttaaactgGAAACTTTACGTGATTCAGAAGGTAGGAGGCCGGTGCTCCATATGAAGCTTAGTAGTCCAtgatattttttatgtcaaatacATTGTTTAGGCATACTACAAACTCATGCTTGTTTTGCTTCAAGCTCACGAGGTATATGTTGCAATGACTTTATATTTGTACTGTAAATCTTGTGTTTGTGTTGAAGCCTTTTTTCGTGGATTCTGTGTTACATGCACACGAATTATTTTCTCCGTGATTCGTTGTGACAAACGAGATTTGTTGCTACTCATGGACTTGCATTGCATGGGTGTGTGCTAAGTGCTGTAACAATATTCATGCTTTGTGCCATACTGCCATGATTTTTTATGTCACGATGTTGCAAACTTAAAAATTACTGCGTTCGCAATATTCATGCTGCAAGGATCAACCATTTCAATTTGTTGAAGTAGGAACTAACAGTAGGAGAGGTGGTCAAGTGCTACCTCCTCCTAGCCGTGCCCCTTATGGAAGTTGGGATTTTGTGACACTTAACTTGTGATCAGATGCTTAGGAGCCAGGGATCATCCTTATGTTTGACGTCATGTGTGTCCCATGAAGACGTGATATTATTTCAGTGGGAGGCAATGTTCCCACCGATCTGTGGTGACTTGGGCAATCATGAATGTTCGTGTCGTCGGTCTTTAAGGGGTGTTGATGATGATGTGAATGCATGCATACCTACATAATGATTGATGTTTTAAAGAACTACGACACTTTTACCACATTTGAATACTTTAGGCACAAGGATATTGAATCAACACCATGGATACCAAAATCTTCACACATAAGGAATCGATTCTTGCTTTGTGTGCCGGCAAGTGCACCTATTTTTTCAAACAAATAGAACTAGGGCACAAGAAGCACCTGGTTTAATTTGTAACATAAAGCATAACAGTGTGTCACGCCCAATACGTGGTCCCATCCTCGAGGAACTCGGAGataccaccaaggatagaagcacatattgAAGACACTTTGTAAGGTGGATTTTATTACATCGTACCATTTACAATATAGATGGAGATACAACCAAAGGCATACAATCGCCaagtgacactactaggaaaaggcctactagtagCGCCGGTTTTTGGTCTAGCAGTAGCGCGTCGCTACAGCTAATGTTCAGCAATAGCGTGGGCcggcacgcgctactactatcctacatagcagtagcgtgttgatgccacccagcgctactactatacctggagtagcagtagcgcctggTGGGCACCCCACACTACTAGTAAGATTTCCTATTATTTTTTCTACTGCGTATTGACGTTGTATTTGTACATGTATTATATAGTAgtctcatcatatgattttatgatcataatgagttattatttCAGTGGGTGAAataaacatggattagattcaagtggaggcaacatggtgcagatcaaaagtactactaatccaaactatatataataactcatcatgctcataatGATAACAACTAagcatcatcatcataataataactcatcatccttatcataataacaagtcatactcatcatcatcatagttatctaacaacttctactcgttatcataataacaacTCATACTCATCAttatcatagtcatctaaccaacccttgttaattgttcttagcacatgataatgagtattagctaggacctactaccctctctaaggtaaaaatagcataaaacaatatagaccctgactctccattatggagaatggagattatcctgtcccCAATTCGTGCGCGTGGCACAATGTTACTTCCAAGTAGCTCCCTGTAATTATTcatacatttttccattctttgaatgtcatgtcttcatcggtttgagaacccgccaagtagtggagaacctgacgtcgtccatagcagccatgtaccgatggacgtgctcatcttcctccctgacacggcgacgcaccacctccggtaGATTGGCGGGCGGGAGATCGGCGGCTGTCGTGGAGCTCCCGCCGGAGTTCCTCCTCGCGCCGGAGGGCGTCAGGAGAGGGGCGGGATGGCTCGCGCTGGAGCTCCCCTGCCTTCCTCTTGGCCCGGGGGACAGCGTCCACCCATTCGCGCGGCATGGGTAGCTGCGGCGGGGGGGCGGAGGGGGGCGGGAGGGGAGGGGTGGACGGGGACAGGGGCGCCGGCCGGGCGAGCAGAGGAAGGGGGACGGCTGGAGCCGCCGGGGCGGCGAGGGAGGCGTCGGGGGAGCGCCGAGGGGAGGTCGAGaaagcagccgctcctcctggcACCGCCCGCTCCCCCAGTCAAGCCCGCGCCGGCGGCACGGTGACCTACCAGCCAAGGCCCCCCCCTTTGAGGGCCGCCGCCCGAGCCGGACTCAATGGAGCTGAAGGGGGCGATGGAGGCGCCCGCCTGCCGGTAGCAGAACCCCTCGCATGGGGGGCTGAGCTACCCGGCCGGCTAGGCAGAGCGAGCCGGCGAGCGGAGCGGGGGGGCGAGGAGGCCGGGGGAGCCGGGGGAGGGGGGAAAGGGGCGTCATCCGCGCAATCCACCCAGCAGAACCGGGCCGCCGGAGCGGCGGCGAAGGGGGCGCCCGACGAGGAGGTCGGCGCCGGGTCCGCGGAGGGGGGGACCGCCGGGGAGGGGGCGAGGGAGGGCGCCGACGGTGAGGCGACGGGAGCGGCGGGGGCGCCTGCGGGGACGCCAGAAGAATCGCCAGAGCCCGAGCTGTCCATCCTTTCCAAGGAAGGGGTATTGTCGTCTGGGATCTTTATGAGATTAGCTCCCAATGATTTTCCTGAACAAAAGTTTCCGGGCCATCGCCTCGACGGCGCCCTATGACGGTGTCGACGAGCCGCGGATGTGTCCAGGCGAGACCTTGAAGACGGCGGTGAAGGTCTTGCCAGGGGTTTTGTTTCTTCGGCTCTCTCCACGTCGCGTCTGCGGTTCCTCCATCGAAAGGTGGCTGGCGCTGAGGCGCCGGTCTCATCCAAGCGATGGTGCACCAAGAGTTTCTTCGGCAGCAGAAGATGGCTGACGATTCTGAGGCTTCTCGATGGCAACGTCGTTCAAGACCTTCAGGGTCGCGATCCAAGAGGGGTGGAGATTTGTTCCGGACCACAACCCACAGCGGCAAGTGCGGCGCCGTTTGCGGTGGCATCTGTTCAGAGGCTCACAATGCAGCTTTGCTGCTATGGCTTTCTCTTGGATCTTGGTTCAGTGGAGACcatttttctcctctccggcgacggcggtggaTGAAGTTTTTGGTCAATGTGTTGGTGGTTGCAAGTTTGAAGAAGAATCTACATTTGTTGTAATTTGCTGATATTATTAATATAAGTGGCACTTCTCCTAAAAAAAGTCGCCGACCAAGCAAACATCGGACGCGACGTAACATGTCGTCATGTTTTAGCGATCGACCTCTTGGATGAgttcgtaaatttcaagataatatgccggctcagtctttcggaggtgctcatagggatagggtgtgcgttcataggggtgagtgcatgcgcgtgtatatgagtgcttgTGTTTGTACTTATGTTAAAAAAAAAACTCTTGGATGGACCAGGGCACGTCTCTAGGCTTTGTGCTGCAAAAGTCGCTCGTTTTGGCCTCGGACTTGGGAGCCGTGGTGGGGTCCGACTCCGACTATTGATGGATGGCTGGCCGGCCGACGCTACGTTCGTGCTTACACTATATATAAGTTGCGAACCAACCAAGCAGCTTAGGTGAGGTTAGGCCCGTACGCCAAGATCGATCGATCGGTCATCTTCCAAAGAGTGACGTAACATCACCTATCTCACGTACACCACAGAAAAAGGACCATCTTCGATGGATTGAACCAACAATGCAGGGGGAAAGGCAGACGATGCCGCCATCGTCGCCGCACGACGCGGCAGACCTAATCAGCGGCCTCGATGATGACCTCCTCCTCCACGTCCTGCGCTTCATGCCCGAAGCACGCGACGTCGCACGCACGTCCGTGCTCTCGAGACGGTGGCGCGACATCTCGACGCGCGCTCCTGTTCTCCACTTCCGCATCGGGCAAGGCGGCGGCAGCACCAAGAAGAAGactagtaagaagaagaagaagaagaaaaaggaggagGACGGCCACACGCGGTACCACGAATTTGTACACAACGTCCTCGCGCGACGCGCCAATTGCACGCTTACATCGACACGCTCGATTTGAGCAGCTCGCTCTGGCCCGGCAATTCGCAGGCCGACGTGTGGCTCCGCCATGCCATGCACCTCGTGGTTGGTTCCTTGCAATTCAACGTGCGGGCGCCGTGGCCCAAGTTTCTGCCAGGAGGCACGGTTGAGAAGCTCAATTCCCGGCTGCAGCTGCCCTGCTCCACGAGGGCAACCACGATGTCGGTGACGTTGCAGTACgccatcctcctcctcccgccgacgGTAGAGTTTCATACGCTAACGGATCTGACTCTCTGCGCCATAAAATTCATCGACGGCAACGACGATAGCCTCGGCAGGCTGCTGTCGTCGTCGTCATGCTGCCCGAGGCTCCGAAAGCTAACACTCTGGAACCTCTCCGGGCTGAAGGAGCTGCAGCTCAATGGCAGGGCACTGGAGATCTTGGATCTGGATCAGCTCTCCGTGAGGCGATTGGTTGTCAACGCCGCACGGCTCTCGGCACTCCACCTCGGGTTCCACTTCATGaagcacgacgacgacgaagattAGCACACCAGCCTCACCTTCCGAGCACCGGCGCTGGAGACACTGAATTCGTCCATACAGCTCGGCTATTGCCAGCAGCTCAACCTCCAAGGTCACACGATCCAACTACTACAAGAGTGTAACCCCAACGTTCGACACGACTTATACATACCAGGTCCAGAGGTAGGTAATCTCatgcatatgtatgtatgttcgCTCCGTGTAGAAATAATACTGCAGTTTGTGATTTTATTTTCTGGTATGGGGGAGCACTTTAGCTTATGTCATTTTAAATTAATTAGCATCCGATTATCCTTTATACAGGGGCAAACCGAAAAAAAGGTAGAGGATGAAATAACAGCAATGCCCCAATTCCCCGGCTTCACAAATCTGACGGTAAGATTTTACTCAAAAAAGGGCAGCCACTTCAGAGCTATTGCGACCGGTCTCCTACAGAGATGCAGCAATCTCCGGTATCTCCACCTAGACGTTCACCTGGTGAGCCTGTAATGTTTCATTTATCACCGTATATATATTTTTGTCTGTGAATGTTGACTCAGAATTTCACGGTCGCTGACCGTATTTCTCGTTTGAATTGAATGTATCACCACCGAAGGACGGTCAAAGTGAGAAGGACTACAACACCAGTGGCCTCTCCAGCGGCTGGAAACATGGTGTGGTCTCGTTGAAGTACCTGCGTGAGGTGGAGTTCAGCGGCTTCTCGGGGCAGGGGTACTGCTTCGACTTGGTGCAGCTGCTGCTCGTGAGCGCTCCGGCGTTGAAGAGGATGCTCTTGACTACGCAGGCACCTAAAGAAGGCTGTCGCCGCCCAACAATTGACCTGTCATCATTGAAGCCGAGGCTTCCGTGCGGTACGGGGAAGTGGACCGCTCGCCTAGCTTTTAATGTGGTAGTGCTGGAGTGG
Above is a window of Triticum aestivum cultivar Chinese Spring chromosome 6B, IWGSC CS RefSeq v2.1, whole genome shotgun sequence DNA encoding:
- the LOC123138779 gene encoding uncharacterized protein, which translates into the protein MCNGGAHISDLSDDLFLHILSLLPTGRDLARTSALSRRWRDLWRDLWMRGRVLRFDKVGCSTADPDADVRYNDLVHDVLARRANSGASVDTLKVSSWLWPGDARAQVWLHLAMELAVGSLAFHLRTPERERMPGKTMDELRPWLTLPCSTSATSMSLELDNAFLLLPPTVEFHALTDLTLCTIRFTEVNGGRLSSLLSSSSCCPRLQKLTLKKLAWLPELQLNGSALEILHLEDLSVRGLLDVNASQLSALHVDGYFMDCYTMPPNSVTIRAPALQTLDLSLNINYCQLERQRHAIQLLQECSPIHRHVLSIHVPEKLKKSVAEDQLEEMPKLPSITNLTLKYYSKNSHSFEASVTTLLARCSNLRHLRLDNFIHKNIDYASKVTNCISRFELNGSPPKYGTPCDVGCSTCDLRGSWKDNVISLDHLQEVEFSGFSGQEYCLDMVQLLFTSAPTLEKMLLTTHVSTDGCSHPPTIAMEPLELRLPRGMGKWTAHPSANMTTLEWTPASSTMLAGAVDA